From the Hymenobacter yonginensis genome, one window contains:
- a CDS encoding GDP-mannose 4,6-dehydratase, protein MRTVLVTGSAGFIGSHLSERLLADGYRVVGIDNFDPFYGQTIKESNLAALRQHPHFSFCQADLRQGTAALQAALPAAFAYDAVVHLAAKAGVGPSLREPAAYMENNVLGTTHLLEWMRQQEVKTLVFASSSSVYGNTPRTPFREEESLLARSISPYAASKLAGEALTFTYHHLYQLSVLNARFFTVYGPRQRPDLAIHKFARLLRAGQPIPVYGDGSMARDYTFVADTVDGIVRGLEYLLAHPGTYETVNLGNSQPVPLLELVAAIGEAVGVAPVLQFQPTQAGDVDITYADNEKAARLLGYQPQTTLAEGLRQFVGWLDTQAAPSELAPAALTPRS, encoded by the coding sequence ATGCGTACTGTATTAGTGACCGGCTCGGCCGGCTTTATTGGCTCTCATCTCAGCGAGCGGCTGCTGGCCGACGGCTACCGCGTAGTCGGCATCGACAATTTCGACCCGTTCTACGGCCAGACTATCAAGGAGAGTAACCTGGCCGCGCTGCGGCAGCACCCGCACTTTAGCTTCTGCCAGGCAGATCTGCGGCAGGGCACGGCGGCGCTGCAGGCAGCACTGCCGGCTGCGTTTGCGTACGATGCCGTGGTTCACCTGGCCGCCAAGGCCGGCGTGGGCCCCTCGCTGCGCGAGCCGGCAGCCTACATGGAAAACAACGTGCTGGGCACCACCCACCTGCTGGAATGGATGCGGCAGCAGGAAGTCAAGACGCTGGTATTTGCGTCGTCGTCGTCGGTGTACGGCAACACGCCGCGCACGCCGTTCCGGGAAGAAGAGTCGCTGCTGGCGCGCAGCATCTCGCCCTACGCCGCCAGCAAGCTGGCCGGCGAAGCCCTCACCTTCACCTATCATCATCTGTATCAGCTGAGCGTGCTGAATGCGCGCTTCTTCACGGTGTATGGCCCGCGCCAGCGCCCCGATCTGGCCATCCATAAGTTTGCGCGCCTGCTGCGGGCCGGCCAGCCCATTCCGGTGTACGGCGACGGCAGCATGGCCCGCGACTACACCTTCGTGGCCGATACCGTGGATGGCATCGTGCGCGGGCTGGAGTACCTGCTGGCCCACCCCGGCACCTACGAAACCGTGAACCTGGGCAACAGCCAGCCGGTGCCGCTGCTGGAGCTGGTGGCCGCCATCGGCGAGGCCGTGGGCGTGGCGCCGGTGCTGCAGTTCCAGCCCACCCAGGCCGGCGACGTGGATATAACCTACGCCGACAACGAAAAGGCCGCCCGCCTGCTGGGCTACCAGCCGCAAACCACTCTGGCCGAGGGCTTGCGGCAGTTTGTTGGCTGGCTGGATACTCAGGCTGCCCCGTCCGAACTGGCCCCGGCCGCTCTCACTCCCCGTTCCTAG
- a CDS encoding ArnT family glycosyltransferase, with protein sequence MPTSAGAFSYSRYWLWGFLLLLAASLLAGLNAWGPLESSEARYAEIGREMLASHDWLHPRLLGIGHFHKPPLTYWLTAAALAIAGPTALGVRLLPVLAVLAQVLLVYGLGKLFFGGDQTRARTAAIIYGTLPVVLVSALNVTTDAYLATLELAAAYGILRHYHDGRWWGMYLFWLGLGLAFLTKGPVGFVLPLMAVAGHYAWRGQARRPFTWHHALGLGLFVLVGLSWYLLLMRENPAFLRYFLVGHTVERFANAEAFGRAKPWWFYLVLAPATSLPWAVLLVVQAIRTRWKALPQLWRNVLVFWVVVPLVFFSLSQSKLLLYVLPMFPGVALLTAYYLHALPEAAARRWHRGFLALWALLLLALAVLPAVAEPLKLALSPAAAVLPVVGLLALALSVWRGSRLPMALQLLPAAAIFTATLVAAAKPVFRQNEVKFNGTRPVAALLQAHGLGSRPVLVYNELLPSLAFAQGRVPVSLYAGNHNLLRETQFETTAAWRRTWLDMAASTAPATLDSLQQQRAVLLVKGEVNQGHEWLPQRFTHHLELPPWCVYYN encoded by the coding sequence TTGCCTACTTCCGCCGGTGCCTTTTCGTATTCCCGCTACTGGCTGTGGGGCTTTCTGCTTCTGCTGGCCGCCAGCCTGTTAGCGGGCCTGAATGCCTGGGGGCCGCTGGAAAGCAGCGAGGCACGCTACGCCGAAATCGGGCGCGAAATGCTGGCCAGCCACGACTGGCTGCACCCGCGGCTGCTGGGTATCGGGCATTTTCATAAGCCGCCCCTCACGTATTGGCTTACGGCCGCCGCGCTGGCTATAGCGGGGCCCACGGCGCTGGGTGTGCGGCTGCTGCCGGTGCTGGCCGTGCTGGCACAGGTGCTGCTGGTGTATGGCCTGGGCAAGCTGTTTTTTGGCGGCGACCAGACCCGGGCCCGCACGGCGGCTATCATCTACGGTACGCTGCCAGTGGTGCTGGTGTCGGCCCTCAACGTCACGACCGATGCCTACCTGGCCACGCTGGAGCTGGCCGCCGCCTACGGCATCCTGCGCCACTACCACGACGGCCGTTGGTGGGGCATGTACCTGTTCTGGCTAGGGCTGGGGCTGGCGTTTCTCACCAAAGGGCCGGTCGGCTTTGTACTGCCGCTGATGGCGGTGGCGGGGCACTACGCATGGCGCGGGCAGGCGCGGCGGCCTTTCACTTGGCACCACGCGCTGGGCCTCGGGCTGTTTGTGCTGGTGGGGCTGAGCTGGTACCTGCTGCTGATGCGCGAGAATCCGGCGTTTCTGCGCTATTTCCTGGTGGGGCACACCGTAGAGCGGTTTGCCAATGCCGAGGCCTTCGGGCGAGCCAAGCCGTGGTGGTTTTATCTGGTGCTGGCGCCCGCCACCAGCCTGCCGTGGGCGGTGCTGCTGGTAGTGCAGGCCATCCGGACGCGCTGGAAGGCGCTGCCGCAGCTGTGGCGCAACGTGCTGGTGTTCTGGGTGGTGGTGCCGCTCGTGTTCTTCTCGTTGTCACAGTCCAAGCTGCTGCTGTACGTGCTGCCCATGTTCCCGGGCGTGGCGCTGCTTACGGCCTACTACCTGCACGCGCTGCCCGAAGCCGCTGCGCGCCGCTGGCACCGCGGCTTTCTGGCGCTGTGGGCGCTGCTGCTGCTGGCGCTGGCCGTACTGCCGGCTGTGGCCGAGCCGCTGAAGCTTGCCCTGTCGCCCGCGGCCGCTGTTCTGCCCGTAGTGGGCCTGCTGGCGTTGGCGCTGAGCGTGTGGCGCGGCAGCCGGCTGCCCATGGCCCTGCAACTGCTGCCGGCCGCGGCCATCTTCACGGCCACGCTGGTTGCGGCGGCCAAGCCCGTTTTCCGGCAGAATGAAGTAAAATTCAACGGAACGCGGCCGGTGGCGGCGCTGCTGCAGGCGCATGGGCTAGGTAGCCGGCCGGTGCTGGTCTACAACGAGCTGCTGCCCTCCCTGGCGTTTGCGCAGGGGCGCGTGCCGGTGTCGTTGTATGCCGGCAACCACAATCTGCTGCGCGAAACGCAGTTTGAAACCACTGCCGCCTGGCGCCGCACCTGGCTGGACATGGCGGCCTCTACGGCCCCAGCTACTCTGGACTCGTTGCAGCAGCAACGGGCGGTGCTGCTGGTGAAGGGCGAGGTAAACCAGGGCCACGAATGGCTGCCGCAGCGCTTCACGCACCACCTGGAACTGCCGCCCTGGTGCGTGTATTACAACTGA
- a CDS encoding M13 family metallopeptidase, translating to MKNRNTLTLAALAATGLSLAGCASGTAPTAATTAPAAMPSTPTEAPVVPGIGLNVANRDLSVSPCDNFFQYASGSWLKNNPIPAAETRWGSFNELADKNNAVMRQILDEAAANTSAAKGTNAQKVGDYYATAMDSMAIEAAGLKFLKPELDRIDGIKDLKGLQSAVVRAQKIQTGAFFNGYVGQDDKISTQYAVNLYQGGLSLPDRDYYLKDDARSKGIRTAYMTYLVNTFKMLGDNDAAAAKNAATVLRLETRMAKASKSRVDLRDPYANYNKMTVAAANKQFPNLNLPVVLQQMGLGAAKEVIVGQPAFFKEVSTMMKAEPLADLKTYMRWHLVTSVSSALPKAYSDESFKFTQVLTGAKKQQPRWKRMLRSTDGALGEAFGQLYVDKAFTPEAKQKAMAMVDNIKAALAEHIQQLEWMSPATKVEAMKKLNAFTVKIGYPDEWKDYSALTISRESYLKNVLASREWAINDNVKKFGKPIDRKEWGMTPPTVNAYYNPSMNEIVFPAGIMQPPFFDPKADDAVNYGGMGAVIGHEITHGFDDQGRQYDAEGNLKDWWTKEDAEKFDARAAIVGKQFDAFSPLDSVYVNGKLTMGENLADLGGLNIAYTALQKQLQKQYGSNERPKYDGLTPEQRFFLAYAQIWRTNARPEYLRQQVMTDPHSPAQFRTNGPLMNMPQFYEAFGCKEDAKMVRVQSERAKIW from the coding sequence ATGAAAAACCGCAATACGCTGACCCTGGCCGCCCTGGCTGCCACGGGCCTGTCCTTGGCGGGCTGCGCTTCCGGCACGGCGCCTACGGCCGCCACTACGGCCCCGGCTGCCATGCCGTCCACCCCCACGGAAGCCCCCGTTGTGCCCGGCATTGGCCTGAACGTGGCCAACCGCGACCTGTCGGTTTCGCCCTGCGACAACTTCTTCCAGTACGCCTCGGGCTCCTGGCTGAAAAACAACCCGATTCCGGCTGCTGAAACGCGCTGGGGCTCTTTCAACGAGCTGGCCGACAAGAACAACGCCGTAATGCGTCAGATTCTGGACGAGGCCGCCGCCAATACCTCGGCTGCCAAAGGCACCAACGCCCAGAAAGTAGGCGACTACTACGCCACGGCCATGGACTCGATGGCTATTGAAGCCGCTGGCCTGAAGTTCCTCAAGCCTGAGCTGGACCGCATCGACGGCATCAAAGACCTGAAAGGCCTGCAGAGCGCCGTGGTTCGGGCCCAGAAAATCCAGACCGGTGCCTTCTTCAACGGCTACGTTGGCCAGGACGACAAAATCAGCACCCAGTACGCCGTAAACCTGTACCAAGGCGGCCTGAGTTTGCCCGACCGTGACTACTACCTCAAGGACGACGCCCGCTCGAAAGGCATCCGCACGGCCTACATGACCTACCTGGTCAACACGTTCAAGATGCTCGGCGACAACGACGCTGCGGCCGCCAAGAACGCCGCCACGGTGCTGCGCCTCGAAACGCGCATGGCCAAGGCCAGCAAGAGCCGCGTAGACCTGCGCGACCCTTACGCCAACTACAACAAGATGACGGTGGCGGCGGCCAACAAGCAGTTTCCGAACCTGAACCTGCCCGTGGTGCTCCAGCAGATGGGCCTGGGCGCGGCCAAGGAGGTGATTGTGGGCCAGCCGGCTTTCTTCAAGGAAGTAAGCACCATGATGAAGGCCGAGCCGCTGGCCGACCTCAAAACCTACATGCGCTGGCACTTGGTAACGTCGGTTTCGTCGGCGCTGCCTAAGGCGTATTCGGATGAAAGCTTCAAGTTCACGCAGGTGCTGACCGGCGCCAAGAAGCAGCAGCCCCGCTGGAAGCGCATGCTGCGCTCCACCGATGGCGCCCTGGGCGAGGCCTTCGGCCAGCTCTACGTGGACAAGGCCTTCACGCCCGAAGCCAAGCAGAAGGCCATGGCCATGGTGGATAACATCAAGGCGGCCCTGGCCGAGCACATTCAGCAGCTGGAATGGATGAGCCCCGCCACCAAGGTGGAAGCCATGAAGAAGCTGAACGCCTTCACCGTGAAAATTGGCTATCCCGATGAGTGGAAGGACTATTCGGCCCTCACCATCTCGCGCGAATCGTACCTGAAGAACGTGCTGGCCTCGCGCGAGTGGGCCATCAACGACAACGTGAAGAAGTTTGGCAAGCCGATTGACCGCAAGGAGTGGGGCATGACCCCGCCCACGGTGAATGCCTACTACAACCCGAGCATGAACGAAATCGTGTTTCCGGCCGGCATCATGCAGCCCCCGTTCTTCGACCCTAAAGCCGATGACGCGGTAAACTACGGCGGCATGGGCGCGGTTATCGGCCACGAAATCACGCACGGCTTCGACGACCAGGGCCGGCAGTACGACGCCGAGGGCAACCTGAAAGACTGGTGGACCAAGGAAGACGCCGAGAAGTTCGACGCCCGCGCCGCCATTGTCGGCAAGCAGTTCGATGCCTTCTCGCCGCTGGACTCGGTGTACGTGAACGGCAAGCTGACCATGGGCGAAAACCTCGCCGACCTGGGCGGCCTCAACATTGCCTACACCGCCCTGCAAAAGCAGCTGCAGAAACAGTACGGCAGCAACGAGCGGCCCAAGTACGATGGCCTGACGCCCGAGCAGCGCTTCTTCCTGGCCTACGCCCAGATCTGGCGCACCAACGCCCGGCCGGAGTACCTGCGCCAGCAGGTAATGACCGACCCGCACTCGCCGGCCCAGTTCCGTACCAACGGCCCGCTCATGAATATGCCCCAGTTCTACGAGGCCTTCGGCTGCAAAGAAGACGCCAAGATGGTGCGCGTGCAGTCCGAGCGTGCCAAAATCTGGTAG
- a CDS encoding peptidylprolyl isomerase, which translates to MLSFPPSARTGTLRGALLLAAASLTLPACNRQQPVDETAAPVISNEKPTPGPSLLSLADSSATALLLPYGRQYPASGVVLHTRHGDIRVKLYDDTPIHKANFLLLSRRGVFDESVFNRVVKGFAVQGGSSEHRTIRLNRYRLPPELRPAHFHRRGALGMARYDDEQNPGKLSSSTDFYFVQGSTMTPAQSQAMAGRPLTPEQQRAYATVGGVPSLDGRYTVFGEITEGLDVIDKIANEPVDAYKWPLKDVGIRVEILP; encoded by the coding sequence ATGCTCTCCTTCCCTCCTTCGGCCCGAACGGGCACTCTGCGCGGTGCGCTGCTGCTGGCCGCGGCCAGCCTGACGCTGCCGGCCTGCAACCGCCAGCAGCCCGTGGATGAAACGGCCGCGCCCGTCATATCGAACGAGAAGCCTACCCCCGGCCCGTCCCTGCTGTCGTTGGCCGACAGCAGCGCGACGGCCCTGCTGCTGCCCTACGGCCGGCAGTATCCGGCCTCGGGCGTGGTGCTGCACACCCGCCACGGCGATATTCGGGTGAAGCTCTACGATGATACGCCCATCCACAAAGCCAACTTCCTGCTGCTCTCGCGCCGGGGTGTGTTCGACGAGTCGGTATTCAACCGCGTGGTCAAGGGCTTTGCCGTGCAGGGCGGTAGCTCCGAGCACCGCACCATCCGGCTGAACCGCTACCGGCTGCCACCCGAGCTGCGCCCGGCCCACTTCCACCGGCGCGGCGCCCTAGGCATGGCCCGCTACGACGACGAGCAGAACCCCGGCAAGCTCTCCTCCAGCACTGATTTCTACTTCGTGCAAGGCTCCACCATGACGCCCGCCCAAAGCCAAGCCATGGCCGGCCGGCCGCTCACGCCCGAGCAGCAGCGCGCCTACGCCACCGTAGGCGGCGTGCCTTCCTTGGATGGCCGCTACACCGTGTTCGGCGAAATCACCGAGGGCCTCGACGTTATCGACAAAATAGCCAACGAGCCCGTCGACGCCTACAAATGGCCTCTTAAAGACGTAGGTATCCGGGTGGAAATCCTGCCGTAA
- a CDS encoding ArnT family glycosyltransferase has translation MSTGLFADFESPRLRVALVALVCAFSFFVNLGQAEVNLMEARNFVAAREMAAGGSWIIPTMNGALRLAKPPLPTWAVAGVIKLTHQPANPALLRLPAAIMSTLLVFFFWGLLRELTRQLPGETEAPGRTAWLGALVLASSLLMITVGREGHWDIFANSLMVGTLWALARAWNAAKGSGGWFALSGLLLGGAILSKGPVTPYAMLLPFLVAFGVPRLHPERGPLTSARKRGLLLLAALGLLVGLAWPTYLAVQDMVAPAALAVARLEATSWVERHSRPFWDYWNFAVFAGIWAPVALAVLAVRFARPRAGRYVPYTTALAWLLLSLLLLSLVPEKKERYMLPLMPPLAILMAGLLRHFETVLRQNPTQQPETRLLRIWAGLLTLLFALVPVAMAVANLPGFGIGSLPFGCALVLFWGLAVVLGRTLRQVVRPVFVMGVALTAMAVLVSLILPAHAVWSERKAEPGLRRSDALQHNPALARLPWYTLEELHIKEVWRAGRAAPSWPRSADSVLLRPTRPIAVLTGSKIARQLPATWRNQVRLHVVDSFYLDRNRDGGFWRVFIVEPK, from the coding sequence ATGTCCACCGGTTTGTTTGCTGATTTCGAGAGCCCGCGGCTGCGCGTGGCTTTGGTGGCGCTGGTGTGCGCCTTTTCCTTTTTCGTGAACCTGGGCCAGGCCGAGGTGAACCTGATGGAAGCCCGCAACTTCGTGGCGGCCCGCGAAATGGCAGCCGGCGGTTCCTGGATCATCCCGACCATGAACGGCGCGCTGCGCCTAGCCAAACCGCCCCTGCCAACCTGGGCCGTGGCCGGCGTCATCAAGCTCACCCACCAGCCAGCCAACCCGGCGCTGCTGCGGCTGCCCGCGGCCATCATGTCGACGCTGCTGGTGTTTTTCTTCTGGGGCTTGCTGCGCGAGCTAACCCGGCAGCTGCCCGGCGAGACTGAGGCCCCGGGCCGCACCGCCTGGCTGGGGGCCCTGGTGCTGGCCAGCAGCCTGCTCATGATTACGGTGGGGCGCGAAGGCCACTGGGACATTTTCGCCAACAGCCTGATGGTGGGCACGCTCTGGGCGCTGGCCCGGGCCTGGAACGCGGCCAAAGGCAGCGGCGGGTGGTTTGCGCTCAGCGGCCTGCTGCTGGGCGGCGCCATCCTCAGCAAAGGCCCCGTGACGCCCTACGCTATGCTGCTGCCGTTTCTGGTAGCCTTTGGGGTGCCACGCCTGCACCCAGAGCGCGGCCCGCTCACGTCCGCCCGCAAGCGCGGCCTGCTGCTGCTGGCGGCGCTGGGGCTGCTGGTAGGGCTGGCTTGGCCGACGTATCTCGCCGTTCAGGATATGGTGGCGCCGGCCGCGCTGGCCGTGGCCCGGCTGGAGGCCACCTCGTGGGTGGAGCGCCACTCCCGCCCGTTCTGGGACTACTGGAACTTCGCAGTGTTTGCCGGCATCTGGGCGCCGGTGGCGTTGGCGGTGCTGGCGGTGCGGTTTGCGCGGCCCCGCGCCGGCCGCTACGTGCCCTACACCACCGCGCTGGCTTGGCTGCTGCTTTCCCTGCTGCTACTGAGCCTCGTGCCCGAGAAAAAGGAGCGCTACATGCTGCCCCTGATGCCGCCGCTGGCTATTCTGATGGCGGGGCTGCTGCGCCACTTTGAAACCGTGCTGCGCCAAAACCCCACGCAGCAGCCCGAAACCCGGCTGCTCCGCATCTGGGCTGGCCTGCTGACGCTGCTGTTTGCGCTGGTGCCGGTGGCAATGGCCGTGGCAAACCTGCCGGGCTTTGGCATCGGTTCGTTGCCGTTTGGCTGCGCGCTGGTGCTGTTCTGGGGGCTGGCCGTGGTGCTGGGCCGCACATTGCGCCAAGTAGTGCGGCCAGTGTTTGTGATGGGCGTGGCGCTGACGGCCATGGCGGTGCTGGTGTCGCTGATTCTGCCGGCGCATGCGGTGTGGTCGGAGCGCAAGGCTGAGCCGGGCCTGCGCCGCTCCGATGCCTTGCAGCACAACCCGGCGCTGGCCCGCTTGCCCTGGTACACGCTGGAAGAGCTGCACATCAAGGAAGTGTGGCGCGCCGGCCGCGCCGCGCCCTCCTGGCCCCGCTCCGCCGACTCCGTATTGCTGCGCCCCACCCGCCCGATAGCCGTACTCACCGGCTCGAAAATAGCCCGGCAGCTGCCCGCCACCTGGCGCAACCAGGTCCGCCTGCACGTCGTCGACAGCTTTTACCTCGACCGGAACCGCGACGGCGGCTTCTGGCGCGTATTCATCGTAGAGCCGAAATAA
- a CDS encoding lipid-A-disaccharide synthase N-terminal domain-containing protein translates to MLSATQVALGIGLTSQLLFSSRIVLQWVQSERAKRVLVPTLFWQISLISSFLMIIYGMLRQDPVILAAQLVSYAIYIRNLQLLGEWRKLSAPFRVGAYVFPLAMLGWFAVGNQHFSLRAMLSHGIPAGVLLLGAVGQAVFLLRFVYQWLYSERKGESVLPLSFWVVSLVGSVMILTYAILRRPVDIVLIVGNIFGTVVYARNIVLLRREQQG, encoded by the coding sequence ATGCTTAGTGCCACGCAGGTAGCGCTAGGTATCGGGCTTACCTCGCAGCTGCTGTTCAGTAGCCGCATTGTACTGCAATGGGTGCAGAGCGAGCGGGCCAAGCGGGTGCTGGTACCCACGCTGTTCTGGCAGATCAGCCTGATTTCGTCGTTTCTGATGATTATCTACGGCATGCTGCGCCAGGACCCCGTGATTCTGGCCGCGCAGCTGGTCAGCTACGCCATCTACATCCGCAACCTGCAGCTGCTGGGCGAGTGGCGCAAGCTGAGCGCGCCGTTTCGGGTGGGGGCCTATGTGTTTCCGCTGGCTATGCTGGGGTGGTTTGCCGTTGGCAACCAGCATTTTAGTTTGCGGGCCATGCTCAGCCACGGCATTCCGGCCGGCGTGCTGCTGCTGGGCGCGGTAGGACAGGCCGTGTTTCTGCTGCGGTTTGTGTACCAGTGGCTGTACTCAGAGCGCAAGGGCGAGTCGGTGCTGCCGCTGAGCTTCTGGGTGGTGAGTTTGGTGGGCTCAGTGATGATTCTGACCTACGCCATCCTGCGCCGCCCCGTTGATATAGTGCTGATTGTGGGAAACATTTTCGGTACCGTGGTCTACGCCCGCAACATCGTGCTCCTGCGCCGTGAGCAGCAGGGGTAG
- a CDS encoding zinc dependent phospholipase C family protein: protein MKKQFLLLLCLVLLVPVTSPGWGFFAHRTIAQISIYALPASMQSFYFRHMKEIVRLSTAPDERRDTDPTEASKHFIDLDHFGDNPFGAMPKAWEKAEAKYTADTLRKYGTVPWTIIDVKDQLTTAFKQRDTVAIVRLSAELCHYVADAYVPLHTTENYDGQLTNQAGMHSLWESKLPERHIAEYKLDSEPAKYVKEPLNDVWKVLQESYGFLGETFDREEKVTRQFTPETKYSFSHKFGKTRRFYSDAFADAYHKEVGGMVAFRLKLAPTFISSLWLTAWKDGGSPNLNELMARKPEKADKDSLDAQLKVWKDNGLVPQQLLLALQKQAVVVQADQINAATDMAPPTLETTSPAPAPAAAPKAATAGTPAPAARPSEKGPEKVKIKTKSADGGTTKTKDKEPARKKKAAQKDDGWDAPAGSGW, encoded by the coding sequence ATGAAAAAACAGTTTCTCCTCTTGTTGTGTCTGGTGCTGCTGGTTCCGGTTACGTCGCCGGGCTGGGGCTTTTTTGCGCACCGCACCATCGCGCAAATTTCCATCTATGCGCTGCCCGCCAGCATGCAGTCGTTCTATTTCCGGCACATGAAGGAAATCGTGCGCCTGTCGACAGCCCCCGACGAGCGGCGCGACACCGACCCCACCGAGGCCAGCAAGCACTTCATCGACCTCGACCACTTCGGCGACAACCCCTTTGGGGCTATGCCTAAGGCCTGGGAGAAAGCCGAGGCCAAGTACACGGCCGACACCCTGCGCAAGTACGGCACCGTGCCCTGGACCATCATCGACGTGAAAGACCAGCTTACCACGGCCTTCAAGCAGCGCGACACGGTGGCCATTGTGCGGCTCTCGGCCGAGCTGTGCCACTACGTGGCCGATGCCTATGTGCCGCTGCACACCACCGAAAACTACGACGGCCAGCTCACTAACCAGGCCGGCATGCACTCGCTCTGGGAAAGCAAGCTGCCCGAGCGCCACATTGCCGAGTACAAGCTGGATTCGGAGCCGGCCAAGTACGTGAAGGAGCCGCTCAACGACGTGTGGAAGGTGCTGCAGGAATCGTACGGCTTCCTGGGCGAAACCTTCGACCGGGAAGAGAAAGTGACCCGGCAGTTTACGCCCGAAACCAAGTACAGCTTCTCGCATAAGTTCGGCAAGACCCGCCGCTTCTACTCCGATGCCTTTGCCGATGCCTACCACAAGGAAGTGGGCGGCATGGTGGCCTTCCGCCTGAAGCTGGCCCCCACGTTTATCTCGTCGTTGTGGCTGACGGCCTGGAAGGACGGCGGTAGCCCCAACCTCAACGAGCTGATGGCCCGCAAGCCCGAAAAGGCCGACAAAGATTCGCTGGATGCGCAGCTGAAAGTGTGGAAAGACAACGGCCTGGTGCCCCAGCAGCTGCTACTGGCCCTGCAGAAGCAGGCCGTGGTAGTGCAGGCCGACCAGATCAACGCCGCCACCGACATGGCTCCGCCTACCCTGGAAACCACTTCACCGGCCCCCGCCCCTGCCGCGGCGCCCAAAGCTGCCACGGCCGGCACCCCAGCGCCAGCCGCCCGGCCCTCGGAAAAAGGCCCGGAAAAGGTGAAGATCAAAACCAAGTCGGCCGACGGCGGCACCACCAAAACCAAGGATAAGGAGCCCGCCCGCAAGAAGAAGGCGGCCCAGAAAGACGACGGCTGGGATGCACCGGCCGGTTCGGGCTGGTAG